The Triplophysa dalaica isolate WHDGS20190420 chromosome 5, ASM1584641v1, whole genome shotgun sequence genome window below encodes:
- the cdpf1 gene encoding cysteine-rich DPF motif domain-containing protein 1, whose product MDLNEGSALGVFRCKLCELSSPYTFYGQKPPNTRAIVLLEECYGMKDPFSPDREKFLVLGSKCSLCSKTVCVGADCSLFYTKRFCLPCVRDNIHQFPEQIQAELAKKKTIQKTSS is encoded by the exons ATGGACCTCAACGAAGGATCGGCGCTGGGCGTATTTAGATGCAAACTCTGTGAATTGTCAAGTCCGTATACTTTCTACGGACAGAAGCCACCAAACACGAGAGCGATAGT CCTCTTGGAAGAATGTTATGGCATGAAAGACCCCTTCAGTCCAGACAGAGAAAAGTTCCTGGTTTTAGGATCCAAATGCAGCTTGTGCAGTAAGACTGTGTGTGTTGGAGCG GACTGCAGCTTGTTCTACACCAAACGCTTTTGCTTGCCATGTGTGCGAGATAACATCCATCAGTTTCCAGAACAGATTCAGGCTGAGCTGGCGAAGAAAAAGACCATCCAGAAGACGTCCTCCTGA
- the cdkn1ba gene encoding cyclin-dependent kinase inhibitor 1Ba has protein sequence MSKVRVSNGSPPLDRVDARQPDSTRPPVCRNLFGSADREELGRDVREQMREIEEASKEKWNFDFAKNEPLALGKYEWQEVDGKDLPDFYTRPHHVKRATSTGTVDHNGNHDYLLPTSSLENGQGQSENSETGSESDCRTALTTPRKRPSTEDQDPPCQSKRPNVQTTEANRCPDTTHSVEQAPSKSDPKT, from the exons atgtcaaaagtgcGCGTCTCTAATGGAAGTCCGCCGCTGGACAGGGTGGACGCGAGACAGCCGGACAGCACCAGACCTCCGGTGTGCAGAAATCTGTTTGGGTCCGCGGACCGCGAAGAGCTCGGAAGGGATGTTAGGGAGCAAATGCGGGAGATCGAGGAAGCATCCAAGGAAAAGTGGAATTTCGATTTTGCCAAAAACGAACCGCTCGCGCTGGGCAAGTACGAGTGGCAAGAGGTGGATGGCAAAGATCTGCCGGATTTTTACACCAGACCGCATCACGTAAAACGGGCTACCTCTACCGGGACTGTGGACCATAACGGGAATCACGATTATTTGTTGCCAACATCCTCCCTGGAGAACGGACAGGGACAATCTGAAAACTCAGAGACTGGGAGTGAGTCGGACTGCCGAACAGCACTAACCACACCGAGGAAAAGACCGTCGACAGAGGATCAGG atcctccttgCCAAAGTAAAAGACCCAACGTCCAGACAACAGAGGCGAACCGCTGTCCAGATACGACACATTCGGTGGAACAGGCGCCCAGCAAATCAGACCCCAAAACGTAA